In Amaranthus tricolor cultivar Red isolate AtriRed21 chromosome 3, ASM2621246v1, whole genome shotgun sequence, a single window of DNA contains:
- the LOC130807626 gene encoding inositol-3-phosphate synthase, with translation MFIENFKVESPNVTYTDDEIHSVYDYQTTELVHENRKGCGYQWIVKPKTVKYEFKTDTQVPKLGVMLVGWGGNNGSTLTGGVIANREGISWATKDKVQQANYFGSLTQASSIRVGSFNGEEIYAPFKSLIPMVNPDDIVFGGWDISDMNLADAMTRAKVLDIDLQKQLRPYMEHMIPLPGIYDPDFIAANQDSRANNIIKGTKKEQIEQVIKDMREFKEKNKVDKVVVLWTANTERYSDVVVGLNDTMENLMAAVERNESEISPSTLYAIACALENVPFINGSPQNTFVPGLIELAIKHNSLIGGDDFKSGQTKMKSVLVDFLVGAGIKPTSIVSYNHLGNNDGMNLSAPQTFRSKEISKSNVVDDMVASNGILYEPGEHPDHVVVIKYVPYVGDSKRAMDEYTSEIFMGGKSTIVLHNTCEDSLLAAPIILDLVLLAELSSRIQLKAETEDKFHSFHPVATILSYLTKAPLVPPGTPVVNALSKQRAMLENIMRACVGLAPENNMILEYK, from the exons ATgtttattgaaaattttaaggTTGAAAGCCCAAATGTTACCTACACTGATGATGAAATTCATTCAGTTTATGACTATCAAACAACCGAATTGGTTCACGAGAACCGTAAAGGTTGTGGGTATCAATGGATCGTCAAACCCAAAACTGTCAAATATGAGTTTAAAACTGACACCCAGGTCCCTAAACTTGG GGTGATGTTGGTAGGATGGGGTGGAAACAATGGATCTACCCTTACTGGCGGTGTCATTGCCAACCGCGA GGGGATTTCATGGGCGACAAAGGACAAAGTCCAACAAGCCAACTATTTTGGATCCTTGACTCAGGCTTCCTCAATCCGTGTTGGTTCTTTCAATGGAGAAGAAATTTATGCTCCTTTCAAGAGCCTCATTCCCATG GTGAATCCAGATGACATAGTGTTTGGAGGGTGGGATATAAGTGACATGAACTTGGCAGATGCAATGACCAGGGCTAAAGTGTTGGACATTGATTTGCAAAAGCAGCTGAGGCCCTACATGGAGCACATGATTCCCCTTCCTGGTATATATGACCCTGATTTTATTGCAGCTAATCAAGATTCTCGTGCCAATAACATCATTAAGGGCACTAAGAAGGAGCAAATTGAGCAAGTCATTAAGGACATGAG GGAGTTTAAGGAGAAGAACAAAGTGGACAAGGTAGTGGTGCTCTGGACCGCAAACACAGAGCGCTATAGTGATGTAGTGGTGGGGCTGAATGACACAATGGAGAACCTGATGGCAGCTGTTGAGAGGAACGAGTCTGAAATTTCACCATCGACTTTGTATGCGATTGCTTGTGCCCTCGAAAACGTGCCTTTCATCAATGGTAGTCCTCAGAACACATTTGTTCCCGGACTCATTGAACTCGCCATTAAGCACAACAGTTTGATTGGAGGAGATGACTTCAAGAGTGGTCAGACTAAGATGAAATCCGTTCTTGTTGACTTCCTTGTTGGTGCCGGTATCAAG CCAACTTCCATAGTAAGCTACAATCATTTGGGAAACAATGACGGCATGAACCTTTCAGCACCTCAGACCTTCAGATCTAAAGAGATATCAAAGAGTAATGTGGTTGATGACATGGTTGCTAGCAATGGTATCTTGTATGAGCCTGGTGAACACCCTGATCACGTTGTCGTTATCAAG TATGTTCCATATGTGGGAGACAGTAAGAGAGCCATGGATGAGTACACATCCGAGATATTCATGGGTGGCAAGAGCACAATTGTGTTGCATAACACCTGCGAGGATTCTTTATTGGCTGCTCCAATCATCCTCGACTTAGTCCTCCTCGCTGAGCTTAGCTCTCGTATCCAACTCAAGGCTGAGACAGAG GACAAGTTCCATTCTTTCCATCCAGTGGCAACTATTCTCAGCTACCTTACAAAAGCACCTCTG GTTCCCCCAGGCACTCCAGTGGTGAATGCACTCTCAAAGCAGAGGGCAATGTTAGAGAACATAATGAGGGCATGTGTAGGATTGGCTCCCGAGAACAACATGATCCTCGAGTACAAGTAG